The genomic segment CAGCTCGTCGGTCTCGCTTCGGATCCAGAGGTCAAGGTCATCGTGGTCGGCCAGGCGATTCCCGGGTCGATCGCGGCGGCGCGCAAGATCCGCGAGCAGCGGCCCGACATCCTGATCGGCTTCGTCGAGCCTCACGAGGACCCGGCGATGGTCAACGAGACCGTCGACATCGCGGTCCAGCCAGACCAGATCGAGCGCGGTCGGACCATCATCGCCGAGGCCGCCTCGATGGGCGCCAAGAACTTCGTCCACTACTCGTTCCCGCGCCACATGTCGCAGGAGCTGCTCGCGCGCCGGCGCGACATCATGAAGGAGGCGGCAGCCGAGAAGGGCATGAAGTTCTACTTCGTCACCGCCCCCGACCCGATGGCCGAAGGCGGCATACCCGCCAGCCAGCAGTTCGTGCTCGAAGACGTGCCCCGCGAGGTCAAGAAGCACGGTCCGCAGACGGCGTTCTTCTCCACCAACTGCTCGATGCAGGACCCGCTGATCCGCTCGGTGCTCTCTTCCGGCGGCTACGTGCCCGAGCAGTGCTGCCCGAGCCCGACGCACGGATACCCGACCGCGCTCGGCATCGCGGTGCCGCGCGACAAGGCTGGCGACATCGCGTTCATCAACGCCGAGAACAAGCGCGTGATCGCCGAGCACAAGATGACGGGCCACTTCGGCACCTGGATCGCGCCCGAGAGCATGGTGGCGATTCGCGCGGTGGCAAACCTGCTGGTGGACTCGGTCGACAAGAAGGCCGACCACAAGGACCAGGCGACGGTCCAGAAGTACCTGCAGGACGAGGCCGGCGCCGCGGTCAAGATCAAGAAGTACGACGAGCAGAAGGGCAATCAGTACCTCATCCTGCTCGATCACATCGTCTACTAGCGCGGTGAATCAGCGTTCGGTCGGCTCGGCGCGGGCATCCCGAAGGGTGCTCGCGCTCGAGCTGGACGGCGCGAATCTTCCCGCGTTGCTCGACGAGCTCGACATCGCCCTCCAGGAGCTCGTCGCCCCTTTCGACAAAGAGCGCTGGTCGCAGTCGCCGTCCGGCAAGTGGAGCCCCGGGCAGCACGTCGAGCACGTCGGACACGTCCTGGCCATCGGCGCCGACGCGCTCGAGCGTGCCGCGGAAGAGCTGCTGCGAGGCGACCTGCCGTCGAGGCCGTGGCGCGATCCATTTCAGGCGCTGTTCGTGCGCGCGGTGACGCGCCGCTTCCTGAAAGGCGGCAAAGCGCCATCGGGAGCGGTGCCCGGCGCGACTCCCGATCGCGAGCGCGCCATCGCCCGGCTCGCGCAAGGGCTGCTGAGGCATCGCACGCTCGCGGACCGTCTCACGCCCGAGCAGCGCGACCGCCTGTGGATCTGGAACCCCTACGCGCCGCGACTTCGCTGGCATTACACCTTTCCCGAGATCGTTCGCGTCCAGACCACGCACGCGCACCATCACCGCGACAGGGCCCTGGCTGCCGGGTAGCGTCCCCTACCGAAGATGACGCGCCGCGCTCCCGGGAAGAACGCGATCGCCTTCGTGGCCATCACCGTTCTGCTCGACGTCATGGGCTTCGGGATCATCATGCCGCTCCTGCCGCGGCTGCTGGTCGAGCTGACCGGCGACAGCCTGAGCGGCGCGGCGATCGATGGCGGCTGGCTGCTCCTGGTCTACGCCTTCACTCAGTTCCTGTGCGCCCCGGTGCTCGGCAACCTGTCGGATCGCTTCGGCCGCCGCGTGGTGCTCCTCTTCTCGGTCGGCGCGCTGGGGATCGATTTCCTGGTGATGGGCTTCGCGCCGACCTTCGCGTGGCTCTTCGCCGGCCGCTTGATCGCCGGCATGGCCGGCGCTTCGTTCACGCCGGCCTACGCGTACGTCGCCGACGTCACGCCGCCGGAGAAACGGGCGCAGAACTTCGGCATCGTGAGCGCGGCCTTCGGAATCGGATTCATCCTGGGGCCCGCCATCGGCGGCCTGCTCGGCGGTCTGGGACCGCGCGCGCCGTTCTTCGTGGCGGCCGGCATCAGCCTCTGCAATTGGATCTACGGTTTCTTCTTCCTTCCCGAGTCGCTCCCGCAGCATAAGCGCCGGCCCTTCGACTGGCGCCGCGCCAATCCGCTCGGGACGCTGCTGCAGATGCGCCGCCATCCGGTGGTGCTCGGCCTGCTGGGTTCGCTCTTCCTGTGGCTCGTGGCCCAGCAGGTCATGCCTTCGACGTGGGCGTTCTACACCAAGTTCCGGTTCGGCTGGTCGGAGGCCATGATCGGCGCCTCGCTCGCGTTCGCCGGCGTCGTGATGGCGACGAGCCAGGCCACGCTGTTGCGCTTGCTCGTGCCGCGGTTGGGCGAGCGGCGCACGGTCCTCACCGGCATGACGCTGACGATGATCGGCAACGTCGGATACGCGACGGCCACCGCCGGATGGATGATGTTCGCCTGGCTCGGCACCTGGTTCTTCGGCTCGATGGTGATGCCGAGCGCCAATGCGCTCATGTCTCACCGCATCGCGCCCGATGCGCAAGGCGAGCTGCAAGGCGCGGTGGCCAGCCTCTTCTCGCTCAGCGCCATCGTCGGGCCACCGTTGCTGACCCAGCTCTTTGGTCGCTTCTCGGCGCCGGATGCTCCGCTGCACCTCCCCGGCGCGGCGTTCGTCGCCGCCGCGCTGCTGATCGTATCGAGCGGGCTCACGTTCTGGGCGGCGACGCGTGAGACGAGGAGCGAGGCGGGCTCGGCGACCACGGCCACGGCGAGCACGGAGGGCTAGGCCAGCAGGTCGATCAGCGCTCCGGTTCCGAAGTACAGGATCGTGAACGCGAAGCCGCAGCCCACGCCGATCCAGGTTGCGCGCCAGCTCGACTTCAAGGGCCCTCCCGCCGCGCGGTGCGCCTCGATCCGCTCCTTCTGGAATCGATAGAAGTAGCCGACCACGAATGCGACCTGAATCCCCTGGTACACCGGACGACCCCACGGCGCGTCGTAG from the Candidatus Eisenbacteria bacterium genome contains:
- a CDS encoding TCR/Tet family MFS transporter, coding for MTRRAPGKNAIAFVAITVLLDVMGFGIIMPLLPRLLVELTGDSLSGAAIDGGWLLLVYAFTQFLCAPVLGNLSDRFGRRVVLLFSVGALGIDFLVMGFAPTFAWLFAGRLIAGMAGASFTPAYAYVADVTPPEKRAQNFGIVSAAFGIGFILGPAIGGLLGGLGPRAPFFVAAGISLCNWIYGFFFLPESLPQHKRRPFDWRRANPLGTLLQMRRHPVVLGLLGSLFLWLVAQQVMPSTWAFYTKFRFGWSEAMIGASLAFAGVVMATSQATLLRLLVPRLGERRTVLTGMTLTMIGNVGYATATAGWMMFAWLGTWFFGSMVMPSANALMSHRIAPDAQGELQGAVASLFSLSAIVGPPLLTQLFGRFSAPDAPLHLPGAAFVAAALLIVSSGLTFWAATRETRSEAGSATTATASTEG
- a CDS encoding DUF3798 domain-containing protein; translated protein: MTKRFSLLFALAVAALVAGCSGQQAKAPDASQPMAQAQGFKLGVMTGTVSQNEEEFQAAQQLARKYGARLKHVTYPDNFMNEQETVIAQLVGLASDPEVKVIVVGQAIPGSIAAARKIREQRPDILIGFVEPHEDPAMVNETVDIAVQPDQIERGRTIIAEAASMGAKNFVHYSFPRHMSQELLARRRDIMKEAAAEKGMKFYFVTAPDPMAEGGIPASQQFVLEDVPREVKKHGPQTAFFSTNCSMQDPLIRSVLSSGGYVPEQCCPSPTHGYPTALGIAVPRDKAGDIAFINAENKRVIAEHKMTGHFGTWIAPESMVAIRAVANLLVDSVDKKADHKDQATVQKYLQDEAGAAVKIKKYDEQKGNQYLILLDHIVY
- a CDS encoding DinB family protein; the encoded protein is MNQRSVGSARASRRVLALELDGANLPALLDELDIALQELVAPFDKERWSQSPSGKWSPGQHVEHVGHVLAIGADALERAAEELLRGDLPSRPWRDPFQALFVRAVTRRFLKGGKAPSGAVPGATPDRERAIARLAQGLLRHRTLADRLTPEQRDRLWIWNPYAPRLRWHYTFPEIVRVQTTHAHHHRDRALAAG